From a region of the Citricoccus muralis genome:
- a CDS encoding MFS transporter — protein sequence MTGVATASAAVVHLPPEGKAALRAGVVGNWIDNIHVFLPLTALAPAMLVLAGPAAAASTGALIVIAMLLGRPIGGVVFGRIADRLGRTRTTRIAIAGTALCALAIAATPTHEILGAGTIGLILALRFLCGIFVAGEYSAAIPLAMEWSAPRRRGLMSGLILSMAPWAQASIAFSVAGLLALIGPDAYAAWGWRLLFVLGALLSVGMLVYYSRQVTDAPVFHRSRERAVEAERAEQTEAPEGLAGRGAPSQKPGLRQLLAGRWARAFWQVFVLMTGLWLLTNTTVLLLTDRLATDSALEPTAVPVVMGIASVAQAVVMALAGHLSTRVGRRRVFVLWGVAAGVAGPVVWWLAVHSPTLAAAAACAAVLQVITVSAYGPVSAYLSERFPTEVRSTGYGSGYSLSLILPALYPFYLPALEAGLGRDGSVMALVVLGGVLLVLGAVLGPKLAPRDLDGDLDEVAAGALRHRQRPLAIGQV from the coding sequence GTGACGGGCGTGGCCACGGCCTCGGCCGCCGTCGTGCATCTGCCCCCGGAGGGCAAGGCCGCCCTGCGGGCCGGGGTGGTGGGCAACTGGATCGACAACATCCACGTGTTCCTTCCACTGACCGCCCTGGCCCCGGCGATGCTCGTGCTCGCCGGGCCGGCCGCCGCCGCGTCCACCGGGGCGCTGATCGTCATCGCGATGCTGCTGGGGCGGCCGATCGGCGGGGTGGTGTTCGGGCGCATCGCCGACCGGCTCGGGCGCACCCGCACCACGCGGATCGCGATCGCCGGGACCGCCCTGTGCGCCCTGGCCATCGCTGCCACCCCCACCCACGAGATCCTCGGCGCCGGGACCATCGGGCTGATCCTGGCCCTGCGGTTCCTGTGCGGGATCTTCGTGGCGGGAGAGTACTCGGCGGCCATCCCGCTGGCCATGGAGTGGTCCGCACCCCGACGCCGCGGCCTCATGAGCGGGCTGATCCTGTCCATGGCCCCGTGGGCGCAGGCGTCCATCGCGTTCTCCGTGGCCGGGCTGCTCGCGCTGATCGGGCCCGACGCCTATGCCGCCTGGGGCTGGCGGCTGCTGTTCGTGCTCGGCGCGCTGCTCTCGGTGGGGATGCTGGTCTACTACTCCCGGCAGGTCACCGACGCCCCGGTGTTCCACCGCAGCCGGGAGCGAGCGGTAGAGGCCGAGCGGGCGGAGCAGACTGAGGCGCCGGAGGGTCTGGCGGGGCGCGGCGCCCCCAGCCAGAAGCCTGGGTTGCGCCAGTTGCTCGCCGGCCGGTGGGCGCGGGCCTTCTGGCAGGTCTTCGTGCTGATGACCGGGCTGTGGCTGCTGACCAACACCACCGTGTTGCTGCTGACCGACCGGCTGGCCACCGACTCCGCGCTGGAGCCCACCGCGGTCCCCGTGGTCATGGGGATCGCCTCCGTGGCGCAGGCCGTGGTGATGGCCCTGGCCGGGCACCTGTCCACGCGGGTGGGTCGGCGTCGCGTCTTCGTGCTGTGGGGCGTGGCCGCCGGGGTCGCCGGGCCGGTGGTGTGGTGGCTGGCGGTGCACTCGCCGACCCTCGCCGCGGCGGCCGCCTGCGCCGCCGTGCTGCAGGTCATCACCGTCTCCGCCTACGGTCCCGTCTCCGCGTACCTCTCCGAGCGGTTCCCCACCGAGGTCCGCTCCACCGGCTACGGCTCCGGGTACAGCCTGTCCCTCATCCTGCCGGCGCTCTACCCCTTCTACCTGCCCGCGCTCGAGGCGGGGTTGGGACGGGATGGCTCCGTGATGGCGCTGGTGGTCCTGGGCGGGGTGCTGCTGGTGCTCGGCGCTGTGCTGGGGCCGAAGCTGGCGCCACGGGACCTGGACGGGGACCTCGACGAGGTTGCGGCGGGGGCATTGCGCCATCGCCAGCGTCCACTCGCGATCGGTCAGGTCTGA
- a CDS encoding DUF6036 family nucleotidyltransferase — MNGFYAEGIHVETAILPEGWRDRLVGWDLLSSAPGEPHFLEPHDLAVSKLAAGREKDKTFVNALIVNGMLDVKTLHERNELISNEHQFLKDRSRSHLNNIGRASGSQT; from the coding sequence TTGAACGGCTTCTATGCAGAAGGCATCCATGTTGAGACAGCTATCCTCCCTGAAGGGTGGCGGGATCGCCTGGTCGGGTGGGACCTCCTCTCCTCGGCTCCCGGGGAACCTCACTTCCTGGAGCCGCACGACCTCGCCGTGTCGAAGCTGGCAGCAGGCCGCGAGAAGGACAAGACGTTCGTCAACGCACTCATCGTGAACGGCATGCTCGATGTGAAGACCCTGCACGAGCGCAACGAACTGATCTCGAACGAACACCAGTTCCTTAAAGACCGGTCCCGATCGCATCTCAACAACATTGGAAGGGCCTCAGGTAGTCAGACCTGA
- a CDS encoding helix-turn-helix domain-containing protein, translated as MDDDWLSTGSAAEILGVSRQHIVDLCDRGDLPSIKVGTHRRIRRDSLARLIAPQLTRNQEKSLWLHRAVLGALMMEPAVVLQSARDNIARWKCAHRPDGKSVHYLDQWSAVIEGGVDQVAAVLTGTDELSCELRQNSPFASVLTDEQRQQVLRSFQQHWRQDHSGERAA; from the coding sequence ATGGACGATGACTGGCTCAGCACGGGCAGTGCCGCAGAGATTCTCGGTGTCTCGCGGCAACATATCGTTGACCTCTGTGATCGCGGCGATCTGCCGTCCATCAAGGTCGGCACACATCGGCGGATCCGGCGCGACTCCCTCGCTCGCCTCATAGCGCCGCAGTTAACTCGCAATCAGGAAAAATCCCTGTGGCTTCATCGGGCAGTGCTGGGCGCTCTCATGATGGAGCCCGCCGTCGTGCTTCAGTCGGCTAGGGACAACATCGCTCGGTGGAAGTGCGCGCATCGTCCGGACGGCAAGTCCGTCCACTATCTCGACCAATGGAGTGCAGTCATCGAGGGCGGAGTGGATCAGGTGGCCGCCGTGCTGACCGGAACCGATGAACTGTCTTGCGAGCTTCGGCAGAACAGCCCCTTCGCCAGCGTCCTCACCGATGAGCAGCGGCAGCAGGTCCTGCGCTCATTCCAGCAGCACTGGCGCCAGGACCACAGCGGGGAGCGCGCCGCATGA
- the thiM gene encoding hydroxyethylthiazole kinase encodes MTSSLPTRPGPDLAHDPDLAAVAPVIRALRERAPLVHCITATVSMEIVANGLLAAGARPMMTETLAEAPVVTTVADALAVNLGTLSTDAMEGIPAVVEVAVRDGRPWVLDPTAIGLAPVRTPLARGLLDSRPAVVRGNASEVLALVGSGAGGRGADSLAVPESAEAAAREVVRKSGGAVAVSGETDLVLDAGRRALVARGTSQLTRVTGTGCLLGALTAACSVVAEDGFEAALAATVWMNVAGELAAERAAGPGSFRMELLDALDAVGAEGS; translated from the coding sequence GTGACTTCTTCCCTCCCCACCCGGCCGGGACCGGACCTCGCGCACGATCCGGACCTGGCCGCCGTCGCGCCGGTGATCCGTGCGTTGCGCGAGCGTGCGCCGCTGGTGCACTGCATCACCGCCACCGTGTCCATGGAGATCGTGGCCAACGGGCTGCTCGCCGCCGGCGCCCGCCCCATGATGACCGAGACCCTCGCCGAGGCCCCAGTGGTGACCACCGTGGCCGACGCGCTCGCGGTCAACCTCGGGACCCTGAGCACCGATGCGATGGAGGGGATTCCGGCGGTGGTCGAGGTCGCCGTGCGGGACGGGCGACCGTGGGTGCTGGACCCCACCGCGATCGGCCTGGCGCCGGTGCGCACGCCGCTGGCCCGGGGCCTGCTGGACTCTCGTCCGGCGGTGGTGCGCGGCAACGCCTCCGAGGTGTTGGCCCTGGTGGGCAGCGGTGCCGGGGGTCGTGGGGCGGACTCCCTGGCGGTGCCGGAGTCGGCCGAGGCGGCCGCGCGGGAGGTGGTGCGCAAGTCCGGGGGAGCGGTCGCCGTCTCCGGGGAGACAGACTTGGTGCTCGACGCCGGCCGCCGTGCCCTGGTGGCGCGCGGCACCTCCCAGCTCACCCGGGTCACCGGCACGGGGTGCCTGCTCGGGGCGTTGACCGCGGCGTGCTCGGTGGTGGCCGAGGACGGCTTCGAGGCCGCGCTGGCCGCCACGGTGTGGATGAACGTGGCCGGGGAGCTCGCCGCCGAGCGGGCCGCCGGGCCGGGGAGTTTCCGGATGGAGCTGCTCGATGCGCTCGATGCCGTGGGCGCCGAGGGAAGCTGA
- a CDS encoding CPBP family intramembrane glutamic endopeptidase gives MRPAPTPTPLSKPPTSSIQQPPFWSRPSGRASTMVVAFAALMIITNSAASALGSPAAALLIGPVLGVLVLWLYSVAVRRIEQRPVIELARPTAAKRLLLGTLGGLTLACVSIGLIAAFGGYQIIGWGTLAGALTIVGMMFAVAVAEEVLFRGVIFRLVQQRWGTWMALAASALLFGLVHLVNPGATLWGALTLAVEAGLMLGAAYVATGSLWLPIGLHLGWNITTVAIFGTIGSGGDAREALVEAVTPGPVWLTGGSFGPEASLISVAVCSIATVLLLISAHRNGRITRPQKPTSTSRTAAA, from the coding sequence ATGCGACCCGCACCCACACCCACACCCCTGAGCAAACCACCGACATCGTCGATCCAGCAGCCCCCGTTCTGGTCCCGCCCATCCGGGCGCGCGAGCACCATGGTGGTCGCTTTCGCGGCCCTGATGATCATCACCAATTCCGCCGCGTCCGCGCTCGGCAGCCCGGCCGCCGCGCTGCTGATCGGTCCGGTTCTCGGTGTTCTCGTGCTGTGGCTCTACTCCGTCGCCGTGCGCCGCATCGAGCAGCGTCCCGTCATCGAGCTCGCCCGGCCCACCGCTGCGAAACGGCTGCTCCTCGGCACGCTCGGCGGCCTCACCCTGGCCTGCGTCTCCATCGGCCTCATCGCCGCGTTCGGCGGATACCAGATCATCGGCTGGGGAACACTCGCTGGAGCTCTCACCATCGTCGGCATGATGTTCGCCGTGGCCGTCGCCGAGGAGGTCCTCTTCCGCGGGGTGATCTTCCGCCTCGTCCAGCAGCGCTGGGGCACCTGGATGGCCCTCGCGGCGTCCGCGCTCCTGTTCGGCCTCGTCCACCTCGTCAACCCTGGCGCCACCCTCTGGGGAGCCCTCACGCTCGCCGTCGAGGCAGGCCTCATGCTCGGCGCCGCCTATGTGGCCACCGGCTCGTTGTGGCTGCCCATCGGCCTCCACCTCGGATGGAACATCACCACGGTCGCGATCTTCGGCACCATCGGCTCCGGGGGCGACGCTCGCGAGGCCCTCGTGGAGGCAGTGACGCCCGGGCCCGTCTGGCTCACCGGCGGCAGCTTCGGACCTGAAGCCAGCCTCATCTCCGTGGCGGTCTGCTCCATCGCCACGGTGCTCCTGCTGATCTCCGCTCACCGCAACGGCCGGATCACCCGCCCTCAGAAGCCCACCAGCACCTCTCGCACGGCAGCCGCCTGA
- a CDS encoding thiamine phosphate synthase: MSAPQDALDLRCYLVTSGTGRRTVEVAAAAAAAGAGVVQVRAKEASAAELLELTCAVAEAVHAARPATRVLVDDRPDVAWAARSRGAAVHGVHLGQDDLPVADARALLGPEAIVGLTTGTPELVRAAEAQRDLLDYIGAGPYRRTPTKESGREPLGVDGYPELVAATALPIVAIGDVTCADAAALAGTGVAGVALVRAVMEAEDPGAVVREVLAGFGALPSRFPYFPVIVKYPRDDRSEKS, translated from the coding sequence ATGAGTGCACCCCAAGATGCTCTCGACCTGCGCTGCTACCTGGTCACCTCCGGGACTGGCCGGCGCACGGTGGAGGTGGCCGCCGCAGCGGCGGCCGCCGGGGCCGGCGTCGTGCAGGTGCGGGCCAAGGAGGCCTCCGCCGCAGAGTTGCTGGAGCTGACCTGTGCCGTGGCCGAAGCGGTGCACGCCGCCCGCCCGGCCACCCGCGTGCTGGTGGACGACCGGCCGGATGTCGCGTGGGCCGCGCGGTCGCGGGGAGCTGCGGTGCATGGCGTGCACCTGGGACAGGACGACCTGCCCGTGGCCGACGCCCGCGCCCTGCTGGGGCCGGAGGCGATCGTCGGGCTGACCACCGGAACGCCGGAACTGGTGCGCGCCGCCGAGGCCCAGCGCGATCTGCTGGACTACATCGGCGCCGGGCCGTACCGGCGGACCCCGACGAAGGAGTCCGGCCGGGAACCTCTCGGGGTGGACGGCTATCCGGAACTGGTGGCGGCCACGGCCCTGCCGATCGTGGCGATCGGGGACGTGACCTGCGCCGATGCCGCCGCGCTGGCTGGGACTGGCGTGGCCGGCGTCGCGCTGGTGCGGGCGGTGATGGAGGCGGAGGATCCGGGTGCGGTGGTGCGGGAGGTGCTGGCGGGGTTCGGAGCTCTTCCCTCGCGCTTCCCGTATTTCCCGGTGATCGTGAAATATCCCCGTGATGATCGCAGCGAAAAATCATGA
- a CDS encoding DUF5067 domain-containing protein: MRTRSTATIAIAAVLALGLAGCASDSMDSGTTAASPAAATSQEAARRDLTGEWEQTGAAGEGNASIQSATIVDDTITVYWINDGEKALYWAGTAELPESAEGSFTFDSENDTSKTDTALLASSDNTKTFTFEGETLSYEVSALGTTWTAELQQTSSTPAAAPAADEPSTSDVAVTIGGASFSEDYEGAPVIVVDFEFTNGSEETTNFMTSTQPQAFQGGVELDSYAYVEDIDSSATMTDLKPGASISVQVPFTLRDESPVMVEVSELFSLDGALLDSQEFDVTQ, translated from the coding sequence ATGCGCACCCGCTCGACCGCAACCATCGCCATCGCCGCCGTCCTAGCCCTCGGACTCGCTGGATGCGCCTCCGACTCCATGGACTCCGGCACGACCGCTGCCAGCCCTGCCGCCGCTACTTCACAGGAGGCCGCCCGGCGCGATTTGACCGGCGAGTGGGAACAGACTGGCGCGGCTGGGGAAGGCAACGCCAGCATCCAGTCGGCGACCATCGTCGATGACACCATCACGGTCTACTGGATCAACGACGGCGAGAAGGCGCTCTACTGGGCCGGCACTGCCGAACTCCCCGAAAGCGCCGAGGGATCGTTCACCTTCGACTCCGAGAACGACACCAGCAAGACCGACACGGCGTTGCTTGCCTCGAGTGACAACACGAAGACGTTCACGTTCGAAGGCGAGACCCTTAGCTATGAGGTCAGCGCCCTGGGCACGACCTGGACCGCCGAGCTACAGCAGACCAGTTCGACGCCGGCCGCCGCACCCGCCGCGGATGAGCCGTCCACCAGCGATGTCGCCGTGACCATCGGGGGCGCGTCGTTCTCGGAGGACTATGAGGGTGCCCCAGTCATCGTGGTGGACTTCGAGTTCACCAACGGCTCGGAGGAGACCACCAACTTCATGACGTCCACCCAACCGCAGGCTTTCCAGGGCGGCGTCGAGCTGGACTCCTACGCCTACGTTGAGGACATTGACTCCAGCGCCACAATGACAGACCTCAAGCCGGGCGCCTCGATCTCCGTCCAGGTGCCGTTCACGCTCCGCGACGAATCGCCCGTGATGGTCGAGGTCAGCGAACTGTTCAGCCTGGACGGTGCCCTCCTCGACTCGCAGGAGTTCGACGTCACGCAGTGA
- a CDS encoding NAD(P)H-dependent oxidoreductase: protein MPVDHPPVPGSALWVLAHPRPESLNGHLYRAGVEALSRDHEVATSDLYSLGFDPVFGRADLGEPHDRPGNLAELAGQAYSRGELPAQVQAEHAKLAAAELLVLQFPLWWYGPPAILKGWLDRVLTDSFAYDNELDPDVQLPRRYGEGGLSRRKALIIVTAGEDERTIGPRGLSGDLDSLLFPLTHGALWYVGIDALDLHVIHDADALTAGDVERERERLLRRLQGIDSEPSRPYRRLRDGDYPSDLRALHPDVLPGRTDLGIHRATLRPDGLEARPGEPRINAVL from the coding sequence ATGCCCGTCGATCATCCCCCCGTTCCCGGTTCCGCCCTCTGGGTCCTCGCCCACCCCCGCCCGGAGTCGCTGAACGGCCACCTGTACCGCGCCGGCGTCGAGGCCTTGTCCCGGGACCACGAGGTCGCCACCTCGGACCTCTATTCCCTGGGGTTCGACCCCGTCTTCGGCCGAGCCGACCTGGGCGAGCCGCACGACCGGCCGGGGAACTTGGCCGAGCTCGCCGGACAGGCCTACTCCCGCGGCGAGCTGCCGGCACAGGTCCAGGCTGAGCACGCGAAGCTCGCCGCCGCGGAGCTGCTCGTCCTCCAGTTCCCCCTGTGGTGGTACGGCCCGCCGGCGATCCTCAAGGGCTGGCTGGACCGCGTGCTGACGGACAGCTTCGCCTATGACAACGAGCTCGACCCGGACGTGCAACTCCCCCGCCGCTACGGCGAGGGCGGGCTCAGCCGACGTAAGGCCCTGATCATCGTCACCGCCGGGGAGGACGAGCGCACCATCGGCCCCCGCGGTCTCAGCGGCGACCTCGACTCGCTGCTGTTCCCCCTGACCCATGGAGCGCTCTGGTACGTCGGCATCGACGCGCTCGACCTGCACGTGATCCACGACGCCGATGCGCTCACAGCGGGAGATGTCGAGCGGGAGCGGGAGCGGCTCCTCCGTCGGCTCCAGGGGATCGACAGCGAACCGAGCCGCCCCTACCGGCGCCTGCGCGACGGGGACTACCCCTCAGATCTGCGTGCCCTGCACCCGGACGTGCTGCCCGGGCGTACGGACCTGGGCATCCATCGGGCGACCCTCAGGCCAGACGGTCTGGAGGCGCGGCCCGGGGAGCCTCGCATTAACGCTGTCCTCTAA
- a CDS encoding AraC family transcriptional regulator, producing the protein MDTLSEVLENIRSSGALIGQNLLSPPWAIRQEGGTSITVVAMLRGEAWLRRDGADPLRLGTRDLVILTGSGSTLLSSDPTGRIPTTCVLTAEGACLEETGERLTAGNGGLVRVADEAGLDSEHVLLAGSFPTSGRIAGRLLEALPNVVVVPRAHQRSRALGLLESELENREPGQQAVLDRLLDLVLIGALRDWFALPDTDVPAWYGAAGDPVVGPALGALHADPARAWTVESLARRAQVSRATFARRFAEVMGEPPISYLTGWRLCVAADLLQEREDTTESIARQVGYSSAFALSAAFTREYGVRPSRYRVQSRRLAVTEAVE; encoded by the coding sequence GTGGACACGCTCAGTGAAGTGCTGGAGAACATCCGCTCCTCGGGGGCGTTGATCGGCCAGAACCTGCTCTCCCCGCCCTGGGCGATCCGCCAGGAGGGCGGTACCTCGATCACCGTCGTGGCGATGCTCCGGGGCGAGGCCTGGCTCCGGCGGGACGGGGCCGATCCGCTGCGCCTGGGCACGCGCGACCTCGTGATCCTCACCGGCTCGGGGTCCACGCTCCTGTCCAGCGACCCCACCGGACGGATCCCCACCACGTGTGTGCTGACCGCCGAGGGGGCCTGCCTCGAGGAGACCGGGGAGCGCCTCACTGCAGGGAACGGTGGGCTCGTGCGAGTGGCTGACGAGGCGGGTCTGGACTCGGAGCACGTCTTGCTCGCCGGGTCCTTCCCGACCTCCGGCAGGATCGCCGGGCGGCTCCTCGAGGCACTGCCGAACGTCGTCGTGGTTCCCCGTGCCCACCAGCGTTCACGGGCGCTGGGACTGCTTGAGTCCGAACTCGAGAACCGTGAACCCGGGCAGCAGGCGGTGCTGGACCGGCTACTGGACCTCGTGTTGATCGGGGCACTGCGGGACTGGTTCGCACTGCCGGACACGGACGTCCCCGCCTGGTACGGGGCAGCCGGGGATCCCGTCGTCGGCCCCGCGCTTGGGGCACTTCACGCCGATCCGGCGCGGGCCTGGACCGTTGAGTCGTTGGCACGCCGCGCTCAGGTCTCCCGCGCCACCTTCGCCCGTCGCTTCGCCGAGGTGATGGGCGAACCACCGATCTCCTACCTGACCGGGTGGCGCCTGTGCGTGGCCGCGGACCTCCTGCAGGAACGGGAGGACACCACGGAATCGATCGCCCGACAGGTCGGCTACTCGAGCGCCTTCGCCCTCAGCGCCGCCTTCACCCGGGAGTACGGTGTCAGGCCCAGCAGATACCGGGTGCAGAGCCGGCGGTTGGCCGTGACGGAGGCCGTCGAGTAA
- a CDS encoding globin domain-containing protein, whose protein sequence is MRLSANSEAVVAQTASVVAEHAEEISKVFYADMFAAHPELLNVFNQANQAIGEQPKALAASVVAFAVHLLDPEAPDFTPVMRRIAHKHVSLGITAPEYTIVGRYLLGAVQKVLGEAVTPAVAAAWDEVYWLFATSLIAEEGKLYAEGGTDPQHPWRHYRVVERFEESEEVFSLLLSPVEGQVPAHRTGQYVAIAVDLPGGRRQPRQYTISSGPRGDSLRVTIKRVHGVDGAPDGQVSGWLHENAQPGTVLDVSQPAGDVVLDESDTPLVLVSAGIGITPVAAIMEDLSRRQPGRTVRLFHADKSHVHHALYSGLRRQVLAMPDARAQNWYRKDAETAPTLYPAKSGFMDLSDVELPEQAKVFMCGPLPFMQSARRALIEQGVPSENIHYEVFGPDLWAQSPA, encoded by the coding sequence GTGAGATTGTCTGCAAATTCCGAAGCCGTGGTGGCCCAGACGGCGAGTGTCGTCGCAGAGCACGCCGAAGAGATCAGCAAGGTCTTCTATGCGGACATGTTCGCCGCCCATCCCGAGCTGCTCAACGTGTTCAACCAGGCGAACCAGGCCATCGGTGAACAGCCGAAGGCGCTGGCGGCCTCGGTGGTGGCGTTCGCGGTGCACCTGCTGGATCCCGAGGCGCCGGACTTCACGCCGGTGATGCGGCGCATCGCACACAAGCACGTCTCACTCGGCATCACCGCCCCCGAGTACACGATCGTCGGCCGCTACCTGCTCGGGGCGGTGCAGAAGGTGCTCGGCGAGGCGGTCACGCCCGCGGTGGCGGCGGCCTGGGACGAGGTCTACTGGCTCTTCGCCACCTCCCTGATCGCCGAGGAGGGAAAGCTCTACGCCGAGGGCGGGACCGACCCTCAACACCCGTGGCGCCACTACCGGGTGGTGGAGCGCTTCGAGGAGTCCGAGGAGGTCTTCTCGTTGCTGCTGTCCCCGGTGGAGGGGCAAGTCCCCGCCCACCGGACGGGACAGTACGTGGCAATCGCCGTCGACCTGCCGGGCGGGCGCCGCCAGCCGCGGCAGTACACGATCTCCTCCGGACCCCGGGGCGACTCGCTGCGCGTGACGATCAAGCGCGTGCACGGTGTGGACGGCGCACCGGACGGCCAGGTCTCCGGCTGGCTGCACGAGAACGCGCAACCGGGGACGGTCCTCGACGTCTCGCAACCCGCAGGTGATGTGGTGCTCGACGAATCCGACACCCCGCTGGTGCTGGTCTCCGCGGGCATCGGCATCACCCCGGTGGCGGCGATCATGGAGGACCTCTCGCGTCGGCAGCCCGGACGCACCGTGCGGCTCTTCCACGCCGACAAGTCCCACGTGCACCACGCCCTGTATAGCGGTCTGCGCCGGCAGGTGCTTGCCATGCCGGACGCGCGGGCCCAGAACTGGTACCGGAAGGACGCCGAGACTGCGCCGACGCTGTATCCGGCGAAGTCCGGATTCATGGACCTGTCCGACGTCGAACTGCCCGAGCAAGCGAAGGTGTTCATGTGCGGACCGCTGCCGTTCATGCAGAGTGCCCGGCGTGCGCTGATCGAGCAGGGCGTGCCGAGCGAGAACATCCACTACGAGGTGTTCGGTCCGGACCTCTGGGCGCAGTCGCCCGCCTGA
- a CDS encoding helix-turn-helix domain-containing protein has translation MPRRVEDFRGLTQRSRLRLLHAVQRLPGRLLQELAEETGLPLNTARDHLRVLEGEGLVARAPVETGRRGRPPNGYSPVRRTEHSLVAEQRARAAQERGEVLRGLDPELDHRDVLGDEAVHQLDALYEHLEDAGMEPEVDERDLTIGLLPCLYEEMIDAERPAVCSVHARLVRDQLEQVPGPLELRRLHPFVGPERCVLVLGRHGEAAPSSRPGGVEADRDDAELERAAVRALRALPPEDGDQAGDCAQRSGPNTS, from the coding sequence ATGCCGCGGCGGGTGGAGGACTTTCGGGGGCTCACACAGAGGAGCCGATTGCGGCTGCTGCACGCGGTGCAGCGCCTCCCGGGCCGGCTCCTGCAGGAGCTCGCCGAGGAGACCGGCCTGCCGCTGAACACCGCCCGCGACCACCTCCGGGTCTTGGAGGGTGAGGGGCTCGTCGCCAGGGCTCCCGTCGAGACCGGCCGGCGGGGCCGGCCCCCGAACGGATACTCCCCCGTACGCCGCACCGAGCACAGCCTCGTGGCGGAGCAGCGAGCCCGGGCGGCCCAGGAACGGGGCGAGGTCCTGCGCGGCCTGGATCCGGAACTCGACCACCGCGACGTCCTCGGCGACGAGGCGGTGCACCAGCTCGACGCCCTCTACGAGCACCTGGAGGACGCCGGCATGGAGCCCGAGGTCGACGAGCGTGACCTGACGATCGGCCTGTTGCCCTGCCTGTACGAAGAGATGATCGACGCTGAACGGCCGGCGGTCTGTTCCGTGCACGCCCGGCTCGTGCGGGACCAGCTTGAACAGGTCCCGGGACCGCTGGAGTTGCGCCGCCTGCATCCCTTCGTCGGCCCCGAGCGCTGCGTGCTTGTGCTCGGACGCCACGGCGAGGCGGCGCCGTCGTCGCGCCCCGGCGGTGTCGAGGCCGATCGCGACGATGCTGAACTGGAGCGGGCGGCCGTGCGGGCGCTGCGGGCGCTGCCCCCTGAAGACGGGGATCAGGCGGGCGACTGCGCCCAGAGGTCCGGACCGAACACCTCGTAG
- a CDS encoding DNA alkylation repair protein: protein MPSADELLGARAATALTRSIQQVVPGTDLHSLPRAVESLDGLALRERADLLREALLADLPGDYRSLAHVIRQARDSSPDFSGWLIWPVTGAVAARAVQENTAAAFTDAMSLLAELTGRLTSEFSLRTLLRHDLDRGLAIIAGWTDSADEHIRRLASEGTRPYLPWAVRIPAITAHPGVTVPLLEALYRDPSEYVRRSVANHLNDLSRDAPDIVVSTAQRWLADPGPQTPALVRHGLRTLLKSGHPGALDLLGFGPVSVDIDGPHLTEARVPWGGEVRFTAVLRNVGPEPARLAIDYVIHHRKANSTLSTKVFKLTTRDLQPGEEMAVNRAHSFRAITTRHYYPGGHAVALQVNGISTRPVPFELLTADSVPDVP, encoded by the coding sequence ATGCCTTCCGCCGACGAGCTCTTGGGTGCACGCGCCGCCACCGCCCTGACCCGTTCCATTCAGCAGGTCGTGCCGGGGACGGACCTGCATTCGTTGCCCCGAGCCGTGGAGTCGCTCGACGGCCTCGCCCTCCGCGAGCGCGCGGACCTACTACGGGAGGCCCTTCTGGCCGACCTCCCGGGCGACTACCGCTCTCTCGCCCACGTCATCCGTCAGGCGCGGGACAGCAGCCCGGATTTCTCCGGCTGGCTCATCTGGCCGGTCACCGGTGCGGTCGCCGCCCGGGCCGTCCAGGAGAACACCGCAGCAGCGTTCACGGATGCAATGTCCCTTCTGGCAGAACTCACGGGCCGGCTCACCTCCGAGTTCTCCCTCCGCACCCTCCTGCGTCACGACCTGGACCGCGGACTGGCGATCATCGCCGGGTGGACGGATTCCGCGGACGAGCACATCAGACGCCTGGCCAGCGAGGGCACCCGCCCCTACCTCCCCTGGGCCGTGCGCATCCCGGCCATCACCGCCCATCCCGGCGTGACCGTGCCCCTCCTCGAGGCTCTGTACCGGGATCCCAGTGAGTACGTCCGGCGTTCGGTGGCCAACCACCTCAACGACCTCAGCCGGGATGCCCCGGACATCGTTGTCTCGACGGCCCAGCGATGGCTGGCGGACCCTGGGCCGCAGACGCCTGCGCTCGTACGCCACGGTCTGCGGACCCTCCTGAAGAGCGGCCACCCGGGGGCACTGGACCTGCTCGGATTCGGGCCCGTGTCCGTCGACATTGACGGGCCGCATCTCACCGAGGCCCGGGTGCCGTGGGGAGGAGAGGTCCGCTTCACCGCGGTGTTGCGCAACGTCGGTCCGGAGCCCGCTCGTCTCGCCATCGACTACGTGATCCACCATCGCAAGGCCAACAGCACTCTCAGCACCAAGGTTTTCAAGCTCACAACCCGTGACCTCCAGCCCGGAGAGGAGATGGCCGTGAACCGGGCGCACTCCTTCCGGGCGATCACCACCCGCCACTACTACCCCGGTGGCCACGCGGTGGCCCTTCAGGTCAACGGGATTTCCACCCGTCCGGTCCCGTTCGAATTGTTGACCGCGGACAGCGTGCCCGACGTTCCCTGA